The Anastrepha ludens isolate Willacy chromosome 2, idAnaLude1.1, whole genome shotgun sequence genome contains a region encoding:
- the LOC128860435 gene encoding uncharacterized protein LOC128860435, which produces MNKTEAIDFLQGEKTMYFGYFIPTIVSLSIKMRRLEPKSLKYLTESSKKMHEALLKRFEKYFLIQPDAWDAVIAAISVPDIKLRFVKALLETAKTQTEEEVKKMFNTYVVKYGKVACAKTRILPQPPQKTFFDFGDESNDISIQCGSTDSENYLQETLLYLAEREETTSCLNKYQAIKNVFLKYNTPLPSSAPVERLFSFAGIVNQSRRQKLSDANFEMLVLRKANS; this is translated from the exons ATGAATAAAACAGAAGCAATCGATTTCCTTCAGGGTGAAAAGACCatgtattttggttatttcataCCCACTATAGTGTCCTTAAGTATAAAAATGCGTCGTTTGGAGCCtaaaagtttgaagtatttaaccgaaagtagcaaaaaaatgcatgaagctttgcttaaaagatttgaaaagtaCTTCCTGATTCAGCCTGATGCTTGGGATGCTGTTATTGCCGCTATTTCTGTCCCTGACATTAAGTTGCGATTTGTGAAAGCTCTTTTAGAAACAGCTAAAACGCAAACAGAagaggaagttaaaaaaatgttcaacacttatgtggtcaagtatggaaaagtagcctgtgccaaaactcgtattctacctcaaccacctcaaaaaacattttttgacttcggggatgaaagtaatg atatTAGCATACAATGTGGTTCCACTGACTCGGAAAATTATCTGCAAGAAACGCTATTATACCTGGCCGAACGAGAAGAAACAACAAGTTGCCTAAATAAATATCAGgctattaaaaacgtatttttaaaatataataccccattaccgtcatctgcacctgtagaacggttgttttcattcgctggaattgtaaatcagtctagaaggcaaaaactcagcgatgcaaattttgaaatgcttgtgttaagaaaggctaatagctaa